A portion of the Ignatzschineria indica genome contains these proteins:
- a CDS encoding restriction endonuclease, whose amino-acid sequence MFTAIKKMMTKAAPKQAPIQVSLPSLLETTDYVNNSAKAHKLMKIIHSIDDCNANDFNYVISELLQKMGYSTQIIDGKNDKGVDIIGFVGNQREIAVQCKAWNPKRNTEQVSKECVQSFKGATMNEYQYALFFTTHYFTMPALEAVDDFLILIDRKKLFMLLAKYFPEAFANSYYQYSIAELNPCKACHNGKLLKLYSRKSSKIYYWCENCGNVDFNFQPKS is encoded by the coding sequence ATGTTCACAGCTATTAAAAAGATGATGACTAAAGCAGCACCAAAGCAGGCACCAATACAAGTCTCTTTGCCGAGCTTATTAGAAACAACAGATTATGTGAATAATAGTGCTAAAGCCCATAAGTTGATGAAAATTATTCATTCCATTGATGATTGCAATGCCAATGATTTCAATTATGTAATATCGGAATTGTTACAAAAAATGGGGTATAGCACGCAAATTATTGATGGTAAAAATGATAAAGGCGTCGATATTATTGGTTTTGTTGGGAATCAGAGAGAAATAGCGGTGCAATGTAAAGCCTGGAACCCTAAAAGAAATACAGAACAGGTTAGTAAAGAGTGCGTTCAAAGTTTTAAAGGAGCAACAATGAACGAATATCAATATGCGCTCTTTTTTACAACGCATTATTTTACAATGCCAGCGCTAGAAGCAGTGGATGATTTTTTAATTTTAATCGACCGTAAAAAACTATTTATGCTTTTAGCAAAATACTTTCCAGAAGCCTTTGCAAATAGTTACTATCAATATTCTATCGCCGAGTTAAATCCCTGTAAGGCTTGTCATAACGGTAAATTATTAAAGCTCTACTCGAGGAAGAGTAGTAAGATCTATTATTGGTGTGAAAACTGTGGAAATGTAGATTTTAATTTTCAACCAAAATCATGA
- a CDS encoding DUF5655 domain-containing protein, translating to MDIYKISASHLEAIKEQPFQLEKEMQQLFETHLSLLTGLTLVKSEFLLKQFRFDTLAFDHEKQAFVVIEYKRDKNQSVVDQGVSYLNALLEYRDSLIVEYNEQNLGQTLKRSDVDWSQSRILFVANAFTDYQKNATNFKNLGIELIEFKRYKNDLLTVNFVERSKSAPALPQSMASEKGENASLANITKEIVVYDEDTFYQRGSEKTIELYERFKQAILNLDNELQLVYTKFYAAFKKDKTNIVDIEIQKRALKLYINAVWGSLDEPKHIFRDVSHVGHYGNGDYEMIISNSDQLEYILSVIKQKL from the coding sequence ATGGATATCTATAAAATCAGTGCTTCTCATTTAGAGGCGATTAAAGAGCAGCCCTTTCAGCTTGAAAAAGAGATGCAACAACTCTTTGAAACTCATTTATCCCTGCTGACCGGCTTAACATTGGTGAAATCAGAATTTCTGCTCAAGCAATTTCGTTTCGATACCTTAGCATTTGATCATGAGAAACAAGCATTTGTGGTGATTGAATATAAGCGCGATAAAAATCAGAGTGTTGTGGATCAGGGCGTTTCTTACCTTAATGCTTTGCTGGAGTATCGGGATAGCTTAATCGTTGAATATAACGAGCAAAATCTAGGACAAACATTAAAGCGTAGTGATGTGGATTGGAGCCAGAGCCGGATTCTTTTTGTTGCCAATGCTTTCACCGATTATCAAAAAAATGCCACTAATTTTAAAAATTTAGGTATCGAACTGATTGAGTTTAAGCGCTATAAAAATGATCTATTAACCGTGAATTTTGTCGAGCGTTCTAAAAGTGCGCCGGCATTACCGCAATCTATGGCATCCGAAAAAGGTGAAAATGCGTCTTTAGCCAATATCACCAAAGAGATTGTTGTGTACGATGAGGACACTTTTTACCAAAGAGGTTCGGAAAAAACCATTGAGCTTTACGAGCGGTTTAAACAGGCCATTTTAAATCTCGATAATGAACTGCAACTGGTTTATACCAAGTTTTATGCTGCTTTTAAAAAAGATAAAACCAATATTGTGGATATTGAGATTCAAAAGAGAGCATTAAAACTCTATATCAATGCAGTTTGGGGATCATTAGATGAGCCTAAGCATATTTTCCGTGATGTGAGTCATGTCGGTCATTATGGAAATGGAGACTATGAGATGATCATTTCAAATAGTGATCAATTAGAATACATTTTAAGTGTGATTAAGCAAAAGCTTTAA
- the abaF gene encoding fosfomycin efflux MFS transporter AbaF: MAKKKASKELKLAVAASTVGSVAEWYEFFLYGTASALVFGQVFFKQTGNAIDGILAAFALYAVGFLARPLGGIIFGHFGDKYGRKKLLQISLIMVGITTFLMGTIPGFDSIGYWAPVLLVSLRLIQGFAFGGEWGGAVILVSEHSPPDRRGFWASWPQAGVPLGNLVATIILLLLSTLLTQEQFLDWGWRVAFWFSAVVVLIGLWIRKSVDDAPVFKEAQRQQALKAEKQLGIVEVLKYHKKAIAAGIGTRFVENILYYMVVTFSISYLKLVVHKDTTEILVMMFGAHLIHVFFIPLMGHLSDVYGRKPIFVTGAVLTATWGFFAFPMMDTGHDGIIMLAIIIGLFFQSMTYSPYSALMTELFPTHVRYTALSLCYQIAPILAGSWAPLISLALLDHFHSSVPISIYLVCASLISIVSISLIKETKGKSLSFDDK, translated from the coding sequence ATGGCAAAAAAGAAGGCGTCAAAAGAGTTGAAGCTAGCGGTCGCGGCATCAACCGTGGGCTCCGTGGCTGAATGGTATGAGTTCTTTCTTTATGGAACAGCATCCGCACTAGTCTTTGGACAAGTATTTTTTAAGCAGACAGGAAATGCGATTGATGGAATATTAGCAGCCTTTGCACTCTATGCCGTTGGTTTTTTAGCACGCCCATTAGGAGGAATTATATTTGGTCATTTTGGCGATAAATATGGGCGAAAGAAGCTTCTGCAGATTAGCTTGATTATGGTGGGGATTACCACCTTTTTGATGGGAACAATTCCTGGCTTTGATAGCATCGGCTATTGGGCGCCGGTATTACTAGTTTCTCTCCGCTTAATTCAAGGATTTGCTTTTGGTGGGGAATGGGGCGGTGCTGTGATTTTAGTCTCTGAGCATAGCCCACCCGATCGAAGAGGTTTTTGGGCTAGTTGGCCACAAGCAGGCGTTCCTTTAGGAAATTTAGTGGCGACCATTATTCTTCTACTCTTATCTACATTATTAACCCAAGAGCAGTTTTTAGATTGGGGTTGGCGCGTTGCTTTCTGGTTCTCTGCTGTTGTCGTCTTAATTGGACTGTGGATTCGTAAAAGTGTTGATGATGCGCCGGTATTTAAGGAAGCTCAAAGACAGCAGGCACTAAAAGCAGAAAAGCAACTCGGTATTGTTGAGGTATTGAAATATCATAAGAAAGCGATAGCTGCCGGCATCGGAACCCGTTTTGTTGAAAATATCTTATATTATATGGTGGTTACTTTCTCCATCAGCTATCTAAAACTAGTGGTTCATAAAGATACAACAGAGATTTTAGTGATGATGTTTGGCGCACATTTGATCCACGTCTTCTTTATTCCGCTGATGGGGCATTTAAGTGATGTTTATGGAAGAAAGCCGATCTTTGTAACGGGCGCAGTTTTGACGGCGACATGGGGATTTTTCGCATTCCCCATGATGGATACGGGGCATGATGGCATTATTATGTTGGCGATTATTATCGGGCTCTTCTTCCAATCGATGACCTACTCACCTTACTCGGCACTAATGACAGAACTATTCCCTACACATGTGCGTTATACGGCGCTTTCACTCTGTTATCAGATCGCTCCAATCTTAGCAGGCTCATGGGCTCCCTTAATCTCGTTAGCGTTACTCGATCACTTTCATAGCTCGGTGCCGATATCGATCTACCTTGTCTGTGCGAGTCTCATCTCTATTGTTTCGATCTCTTTAATTAAGGAGACAAAAGGGAAATCGCTCAGTTTTGATGATAAGTAG